One stretch of Sediminispirochaeta bajacaliforniensis DSM 16054 DNA includes these proteins:
- a CDS encoding pyrimidine-nucleoside phosphorylase — MRIVDIIEKKRNGGELSKEEIEFFIRGYVAGEIPDYQVAPLLMSIWFKGMNKRETTDLTLSMVASGDTVDLSAIPGIKVDKHSTGGVADTTTLIVGPLVAACGGRVAKMSGRGLGHTGGTLDKLESIPGFQVTQSMERFAEIVKTCGVSIIGQTGNLVPADKKLYALRDVTCTVDNVSLIAGSVMSKKIASGADKIVLDVKTGSGAFMKELDGAIELARMMVGIGALAGRETHALVTDMNQPLGNAVGNALEVREAIEILQGKHDGDLKAVSFALAAKMLVLGEVCRDEKDARQKLDRAVASGEALRRFARMIEMQEGDPSVTEDVGRLPQAKEILPVKAEKAGYLASTDAVSLGISAMLLGAGRSKKEDAIDPAVGYWMKKRLGDRVDVGDVIAEFHVGEHSDLDAALARFRGGIHIGEVKPDLPKLIYTTIDEGEA, encoded by the coding sequence ATGCGAATAGTAGATATCATCGAAAAAAAACGAAACGGGGGAGAACTCTCCAAGGAAGAGATTGAGTTTTTCATCCGCGGATATGTCGCCGGAGAGATCCCCGACTATCAGGTTGCTCCCCTTTTAATGAGTATCTGGTTCAAGGGAATGAACAAACGGGAAACCACCGACCTGACTCTCTCCATGGTCGCATCCGGCGATACCGTCGACCTTTCCGCCATTCCCGGGATTAAGGTCGATAAGCATTCCACCGGCGGGGTTGCCGATACAACCACCCTCATCGTTGGGCCTTTGGTTGCGGCCTGCGGCGGAAGGGTTGCCAAGATGTCCGGCCGTGGGCTGGGGCATACCGGTGGGACCCTGGACAAGCTTGAGTCCATTCCCGGGTTTCAGGTCACCCAGAGCATGGAGCGCTTTGCGGAAATCGTCAAAACCTGCGGTGTTTCCATCATCGGTCAAACCGGTAACCTGGTTCCTGCCGACAAGAAACTTTACGCCCTTCGGGATGTAACCTGCACCGTGGATAATGTATCTCTTATTGCAGGGAGCGTGATGAGTAAAAAGATCGCTTCCGGAGCCGATAAGATCGTTTTGGATGTGAAGACGGGAAGCGGCGCATTCATGAAGGAGCTTGACGGTGCCATCGAGCTTGCACGAATGATGGTCGGGATCGGTGCCCTGGCGGGAAGGGAAACCCACGCTCTGGTGACCGATATGAATCAGCCCCTGGGCAACGCCGTCGGTAATGCCCTTGAGGTTCGGGAGGCCATTGAAATCCTTCAGGGCAAGCACGACGGAGACCTCAAGGCCGTGAGTTTTGCCCTTGCCGCAAAGATGCTGGTCCTTGGCGAGGTGTGCCGAGATGAAAAAGATGCCCGACAAAAACTGGATCGGGCCGTGGCCTCGGGTGAGGCGCTTCGTCGTTTTGCCCGTATGATCGAGATGCAGGAGGGAGATCCCTCGGTGACCGAAGATGTCGGTCGCCTGCCCCAGGCAAAAGAAATCCTTCCGGTAAAGGCGGAAAAAGCGGGCTATCTTGCCTCCACCGATGCCGTTTCCCTCGGTATCAGCGCTATGCTTCTTGGGGCGGGGCGAAGTAAAAAGGAAGATGCGATCGATCCGGCGGTGGGCTATTGGATGAAAAAACGGCTGGGCGATAGGGTTGATGTAGGCGATGTGATCGCCGAATTCCATGTGGGCGAGCACAGCGATCTCGATGCAGCTCTGGCACGATTTCGCGGCGGCATCCACATCGGTGAGGTGAAACCCGACCTTCCCAAGCTCATATATACTACCATTGATGAAGGAGAGGCTTAG
- the deoC gene encoding deoxyribose-phosphate aldolase — protein sequence MKKRELAAMIDHTILKATATEADVKRLCAEARENGFASVCVNPVHVALVSRELAGSKVRTCCVIGFPLGANASEIKAAEAEFAVSQGAEELDMVINVGALKAGDETRVRKDIAAVVDAVAGRTVKVIIETCYLSDDEKRAACRAAMEAKADFVKTSTGFGSGGAKIEDIKLMRETVGDTMKIKASGGIRSYADALAMVEAGADRIGASSGIAIIAAAE from the coding sequence ATGAAAAAACGAGAACTTGCTGCGATGATCGATCATACCATTTTAAAGGCAACCGCCACCGAGGCGGATGTGAAGCGGCTCTGTGCCGAGGCAAGGGAAAACGGCTTTGCTTCGGTCTGTGTGAATCCCGTTCACGTGGCTTTGGTAAGCCGTGAACTTGCCGGAAGTAAGGTCCGTACCTGCTGCGTGATCGGTTTTCCTCTGGGGGCGAATGCCTCGGAGATCAAGGCTGCCGAGGCCGAGTTTGCGGTAAGCCAGGGGGCCGAGGAGCTTGATATGGTGATCAATGTAGGGGCCCTTAAGGCCGGGGATGAGACTCGGGTCAGGAAAGATATTGCCGCGGTGGTGGATGCGGTCGCAGGACGAACCGTGAAGGTGATTATCGAAACCTGTTATCTTAGCGACGACGAAAAACGGGCTGCCTGCAGGGCCGCCATGGAGGCCAAAGCCGATTTTGTCAAAACCTCCACCGGTTTCGGTAGTGGCGGGGCCAAGATCGAAGATATTAAGCTGATGCGGGAGACGGTTGGTGATACCATGAAGATAAAGGCATCCGGCGGAATCCGCAGCTATGCCGATGCCCTTGCTATGGTAGAGGCCGGTGCCGATCGAATAGGCGCCAGCAGCGGGATTGCCATCATCGCTGCGGCCGAATAA
- a CDS encoding GNAT family N-acetyltransferase: protein MDYVIREMDIVSAREIILWKYEKPYSLYNLNGSDEDIKELLHGSYYSAYNKSKELAGYFCFGESAQVPIGKTLNSYDDKSFIDIGLGLQPELCGKGYGVDFTTCGLRCAKNMFSARKFRLTVAKFNQRAIKVYEKIGFRRSNISFSKDSETSKIEFIIMTLEDWADFG from the coding sequence ATGGATTATGTCATAAGGGAAATGGATATAGTAAGTGCACGGGAAATAATCCTCTGGAAATATGAAAAACCATATTCTTTATATAATCTGAATGGTTCCGATGAAGATATAAAGGAGCTTTTACATGGCTCATATTATTCTGCATATAACAAGAGCAAAGAATTGGCTGGATATTTTTGTTTTGGCGAATCTGCACAAGTACCAATTGGCAAAACGCTGAATTCCTACGATGATAAGAGTTTCATTGATATCGGGTTAGGGTTACAACCAGAATTATGCGGAAAAGGATATGGAGTTGACTTTACTACATGTGGATTAAGATGTGCGAAGAATATGTTCTCGGCAAGAAAATTCCGATTAACTGTGGCGAAGTTTAACCAACGCGCAATCAAGGTATATGAGAAGATAGGTTTTAGAAGAAGCAATATTTCCTTCAGTAAAGACAGCGAAACGAGTAAAATAGAATTTATAATAATGACATTAGAAGACTGGGCCGACTTCGGCTAA
- a CDS encoding alpha/beta fold hydrolase: MIFASTFGEINYEITGTGSPLLMIHGTPFSSKEWSQIKDALKCKYEIYTYDLLGYGLSEKAEDVSLAIQNNVLCELLDFWNLDNPDVVAHDFGGATLLRSILLNNCHYNKIMLIDVVALAPWGSPFVQHVRKHEHVFNGIPDYIHKAMVQAYIKDAIYSKVTDKDIDFLVQPWLSSSGKKAFYRQIAQMDQKYTDEIEDHLFQIKNETRILWGEEDNWIPLKIGKQLHKKLPNSSFRAIPESNHLMQIDKPNEIIKEIEKFF; the protein is encoded by the coding sequence ATGATATTTGCATCGACATTTGGAGAAATCAATTACGAGATAACAGGTACCGGAAGTCCATTATTAATGATTCATGGTACTCCATTTTCCTCTAAGGAATGGTCCCAGATAAAAGATGCTTTAAAATGTAAGTATGAAATCTATACATATGATTTGTTGGGATATGGGCTTTCTGAAAAGGCTGAAGATGTCTCTCTTGCAATCCAGAATAACGTATTATGTGAACTTTTGGATTTTTGGAATCTTGATAACCCAGATGTTGTCGCTCACGATTTTGGAGGGGCAACACTTCTTCGATCAATACTTCTGAATAATTGTCATTACAATAAAATAATGCTCATTGATGTTGTTGCATTAGCCCCATGGGGGTCGCCTTTTGTACAGCATGTCAGAAAGCATGAACATGTATTTAATGGAATACCCGACTATATTCATAAAGCCATGGTTCAAGCTTATATTAAAGATGCAATCTACTCAAAGGTGACAGATAAAGACATTGATTTTCTTGTTCAACCATGGCTATCAAGTTCAGGGAAGAAAGCTTTTTACCGGCAGATAGCTCAGATGGATCAAAAATATACAGATGAGATTGAAGATCATCTTTTTCAAATAAAAAATGAGACAAGAATTTTGTGGGGCGAAGAAGATAATTGGATTCCTCTAAAAATCGGAAAACAATTACATAAAAAATTACCCAATTCATCATTTAGAGCAATTCCGGAATCAAATCACTTGATGCAAATAGATAAACCAAATGAAATAATCAAGGAAATAGAAAAGTTCTTCTAA